Proteins encoded in a region of the Takifugu flavidus isolate HTHZ2018 chromosome 10, ASM371156v2, whole genome shotgun sequence genome:
- the LOC130533110 gene encoding ras-related protein Rab-25-like: MGSDEAYNFVFKVVLIGESGVGKSNLLSRYTKNEFNHDSRTTIGVEFSTRTVELNGFTIKAQIWDTAGLERYRAITSAYYRGAVGALLVYDITKHLTYDSMERWLKELYEHAEANIVVMLVGNKTDLELERSVPTEEARGFAENHKLLFLESSALESTNVEAAFNNVLMEIQKKTHNKELVQGANRGVSLNSSKAEIITENKPCCRNI, translated from the exons ATGGGGTCAGATGAGGCCTACAACTTTGTCTTCAAGG TGGTTCTGATCGGGGAGTCAGGTGTAGGAAAGAGCAATCTGCTATCTCGCTATACCAAAAATGAGTTCAACCATGATAGCCGCACGACTATTGGGGTGGAGTTCAGCACACGGACTGTGGAGCTCAACGGCTTTACAATAAAGGCCCAGATCTGGGATACTGCTGGGCTGGAGCGATACCGGGCCATTACTTCTGC GTATTACAGAGGTGCTGTTGGAGCCTTGTTAGTCTATGATATCACCAAACACCTCACTTATGACAGCATGGAACGCTGGCTAAAGGAACTATATGAACATGCTGAGGCTAATATTGTGGTCATGTTGGTGGGCAACAAGACTGACCTGGAGTTAGAAAGATCCGTGCCCACTGAGGAGGCTCGAGGCTTTGCAG aaAATCACAAGCTCTTGTTTCTGGAGAGCTCTGCTTTGGAGTCCACTAATGTGGAGGCAGCATTCAACAATGTCTTAATGG AGATTCAGAAAAAGACACACAATAAGGAATTGGTTCAGGGTGCCAACAGAGGCGTTTCTCTCAACAGCTCCAAAGCAGAAATCATAACAGAAAACAAACCCTGTTGCAGGAACATCTGA